The following proteins are encoded in a genomic region of Saccharopolyspora antimicrobica:
- the macS gene encoding MacS family sensor histidine kinase yields the protein MSSPLSNEPRVTDGRSPLWRGHNVFRVVTFFYACAWVIAQFDSYARPWLAVVVLVLMGLWTAFTVWRYSKHSGRTDLLVALDQVVVTVLFMSSEFILTEEQMTESWPTVVTAWHPTMITAAAAQWGMSGGIASGIFAAGCNFLLRWKTSPDMVLDTVLLVGVGAVLGLASNSARSTTARLARALRAEAATAERERLARDIHDSVLQVLARVRRRGTELGGEAAELAKLAGEQEIALRALVATTPQEPTENGATDLAARLQVLRTGRIHVSVPGNPVLLEEPLSSELFAVVRESLANVEKHAGPDSQAWVLLEELPDEVVLSVRDDGPGIPEGRLDEAAAEGRLGVAKSIRGRVDGLGGTITLDTEPGEGTEWEIRVPLPVAKPAKRRRGGER from the coding sequence TTGAGCAGTCCGCTGTCGAACGAACCGCGGGTGACCGATGGCCGCTCGCCGCTCTGGCGTGGGCACAACGTCTTCCGCGTCGTGACGTTCTTCTACGCGTGCGCGTGGGTCATCGCCCAGTTCGACTCCTACGCGCGGCCGTGGCTGGCCGTCGTGGTGCTCGTGCTGATGGGTCTGTGGACCGCGTTCACCGTCTGGCGCTACTCGAAGCACTCCGGCCGCACCGATCTGCTCGTCGCGCTCGACCAGGTCGTGGTGACGGTGCTGTTCATGAGCAGCGAGTTCATCCTCACCGAGGAGCAGATGACGGAGAGCTGGCCGACGGTGGTGACGGCCTGGCACCCGACGATGATCACTGCGGCCGCCGCGCAGTGGGGCATGTCCGGCGGCATCGCCTCCGGGATCTTCGCGGCAGGCTGCAACTTCCTGCTCAGGTGGAAGACGTCCCCGGACATGGTGCTGGACACGGTGCTGCTGGTCGGCGTCGGAGCGGTGCTCGGGCTGGCCTCCAACAGCGCCCGCAGCACCACCGCGCGCCTGGCCCGCGCGCTGCGCGCGGAAGCCGCGACCGCCGAGCGCGAGCGGCTGGCCCGCGACATCCACGACAGCGTGCTGCAGGTGCTGGCGCGGGTGCGCCGCCGCGGCACGGAGCTGGGCGGGGAGGCCGCCGAGCTGGCGAAGCTGGCCGGGGAGCAGGAGATCGCGCTGCGCGCGCTGGTCGCCACCACCCCGCAGGAACCCACCGAGAACGGCGCGACGGACCTGGCCGCGCGGCTCCAGGTGCTGCGCACCGGCCGCATCCACGTGTCCGTGCCGGGCAATCCGGTGCTCCTGGAAGAACCGCTGAGCTCCGAGCTGTTCGCCGTGGTCCGCGAGTCGCTGGCCAACGTCGAGAAGCACGCAGGCCCGGACTCCCAGGCCTGGGTGCTGCTGGAGGAGCTGCCGGACGAGGTCGTGCTCAGCGTCCGCGACGACGGGCCGGGCATCCCCGAGGGCCGGCTGGACGAGGCCGCGGCCGAGGGACGGCTCGGCGTGGCCAAGTCGATCCGGGGCCGGGTGGACGGTCTTGGTGGCACGATCACCCTCGACACCGAGCCCGGCGAAGGGACCGAGTGGGAGATCCGGGTTCCCCTGCCCGTTGCGAAACCGGCCAAGCGCCGCAGAGGAGGAGAGCGATGA
- a CDS encoding GGDEF domain-containing protein yields MGGWLLWRLRPAAIAYVLLVQAVALALLGLVVATSRDPAPRELLTFVMLAATAGTVIVVTSVSINVKRQIRRNPWTLHIAYLATGILVLPPNLLVLLLLGPTLHGVLDGRPELHRWLFTTAATTIATLSARCAIGWSEPAWGAVQFVLAGAILLLVRAFLVAIGLRLRNPEAPRQHVLGEPIDVLLGIVAASLGGLLAVAITHEPASALLAGPPLVLLDLAGQLPQWRRSAQNDAKTGLANVAHWERLARTELARAQSREQAVSLLLLDLDHFKRVNDEIGHLAGDTVLAAVAMMLRSSVRREDVVGRFGGEEFVVLLPATGADLACSVADRIRRSTAALSVPARDIEGEPREIDDLTVSIGVATTTRFGYQLPDLLIAADAALLAAKSAGRNAVTLA; encoded by the coding sequence ATGGGCGGCTGGCTGCTGTGGCGACTCCGGCCGGCGGCGATCGCCTACGTGCTGCTCGTCCAGGCGGTGGCGCTGGCCCTGCTCGGGCTGGTGGTCGCGACCAGTCGCGATCCGGCACCCCGGGAGCTGCTGACCTTCGTCATGCTGGCGGCCACGGCGGGCACGGTCATCGTGGTCACCTCGGTGTCGATCAACGTGAAGCGCCAGATCAGGCGCAACCCGTGGACGCTGCACATCGCCTACCTGGCCACCGGCATCCTCGTCCTGCCGCCCAACCTGCTGGTGCTCCTGCTGCTCGGGCCGACCCTGCACGGGGTGCTCGACGGCCGCCCGGAGCTGCACCGCTGGCTGTTCACCACGGCGGCGACCACGATCGCGACGCTGTCCGCGCGGTGCGCCATCGGCTGGTCGGAACCCGCGTGGGGTGCGGTGCAGTTCGTGCTGGCCGGCGCGATCCTGCTGCTGGTGCGCGCGTTCCTGGTCGCCATCGGGCTCCGGCTGCGCAACCCGGAGGCGCCGCGCCAGCACGTGCTCGGCGAACCGATCGACGTGCTGCTCGGCATCGTCGCGGCGAGCCTCGGCGGGCTGCTGGCGGTGGCGATCACCCACGAGCCGGCCAGCGCGCTGCTCGCGGGCCCACCGCTGGTGCTGCTGGACCTCGCCGGGCAGCTGCCGCAGTGGCGGCGCTCGGCGCAAAACGACGCCAAGACCGGCCTGGCCAACGTGGCCCACTGGGAGCGCCTGGCGCGCACCGAGCTGGCCCGGGCGCAGAGCCGCGAGCAGGCGGTCTCGCTGCTGCTGCTGGACCTGGACCACTTCAAGCGGGTCAACGACGAGATCGGCCACCTGGCCGGGGACACCGTGCTGGCCGCGGTCGCGATGATGCTGCGCAGCAGCGTGCGGCGGGAGGACGTGGTCGGCCGGTTCGGCGGCGAGGAGTTCGTGGTGCTGCTGCCTGCCACCGGCGCCGACCTGGCCTGCTCGGTGGCCGACCGGATCCGGCGCTCGACGGCGGCCCTGTCGGTGCCCGCCCGCGACATCGAGGGAGAGCCGCGCGAGATCGACGACCTGACGGTGAGCATCGGCGTGGCCACCACGACCCGCTTCGGCTACCAGCTCCCGGACCTGCTGATCGCGGCCGACGCGGCCCTCCTCGCGGCGAAGTCGGCGGGCCGCAACGCGGTCACCCTCGCCTGA